From the Thermodesulfobacteriota bacterium genome, the window GGCCTCCACATCTCCCGGCAGGAGGAAGAGGACCTCTTTGAATGTGATCCTCAACACGAGGGATTGGTTGTTAAGCCAGGTGGAAAACCGCTTTCGATCCGTCGGAGGGGTGAACGCCGGAGGATTGAGGAAGGCGATCTCCACCCCGTTCACCCAAAGGGGATCGGACTGTTCATTGTGGGATCGGTGCGGGATCTGCCTTTGGCGGAGCGTCTTCCATAGAGGGGCAGAGGCCTCCATGCGTTGGGTAAGCCCGTTGTCCCAGAACTGGCCGATGGTGAATTGGGAGGCGATGAAGAGCAACCCCTTCCAATGGTCCGGATCCGGGTGGGTGAGGACGAGGTAATCCATCTTTCGGATCTTCTTCTTCCACAGGAAGGGGGCGAGCACCCTCTTTCCGATATCGAAGCGGCCCTCGAAAGATCCCCCTCCATCGATCAGCATCCTCTTGCCCCTTGGAAACTCGATCAGGATCGAATCTCCGTGACCCACGTCGAGGAAGGTGATTTGGAGGTCTTTTCGGAGAACGTCCTTGAAGCCCCAGTAGAGACCATTGGCGATGAGGAGGAGTATGGCCGAAGCGAAGAGCCAACGGAGGCCTCTTCCCCTTCGAAGGTGGACTCCCAAGAAGACGAGAAGGTAGAAGAGCAGGACCTCCAAGGCGGTGGGGGTGGGAAGGTAGAGGGAGGCGAGCGGGATCGAGGCCAAGGCTCCGAGGACTCTGAGAAGAAGGTCTGTCAGGGATTGGGCGAGGGCGATGAGAAGGCTTGCCAGGGGAGAGAAGACGAAGGAGAGGAGACAGGCGATCAAGGCCAGGGGGACGATGAGGAACCCAACCCAGGGGACGATCAGGGGGTTGGCCATCCACCCGATGAGGGAAATCCGGTTGAAATGGAGAACCACGATGGGAGCGGTCCCGACGATGGCGACGACCGTGACGAGGAGGGAGAGCATCCCATATTGAAAAATCTTCCGTTTGTGGGAAACCCCAGAGGGGAGGAGGGGTATCCTTAAAACGTTCTGATAGAGGCGCGGCACGAGGTAGAGGATGGCCAGGACTGCCGAGAAAGAGAGCTGGAAGGAGACGTCGAAAAGGGAAGGGGGCGAGAAGAGGAGGATGACGAAGGCGGCCAGGCCGAGGGAATGGAGGAGGTGTCTTTGGCGGTCGGTCACGATGGAGAGGAAGAGGGCAAAGACCATGATCGCAGCCCGGATGACGGAAATCCCCCCACCTGCAATGAAGACATAGAGGAGGAGGCAGGGGAGGGTGAGCCCAGCAGCCCATTTTTTGACCGAAAGGGAGAGGAGGAGAAACTCCGAACGCTTCATCAATCCGAAGAAGAGGGAGAAGGTGAGGAGGGCGACGATGCCGAGGTGATCGCCAGAGATGGCCAAGAGGTGTGCCGTGCCTGTGGCGACGAAGGATTCTCGAACCTCTTCCGGGATCCTTCCTTGTTCTCCCAGCACGAGGGCCTGAAGGATGGAGGAGGCGGGGGGTTGGGTCTCCTTCTCTATAAACGCCCTTATATGGTCCCGCCAGGCCTCGATCTTCGAAAGCAGGGGGTTTCCAAATCCATCGCCCGTTTTGACCCAAAGCCTCTCGTCGGACAGGTATCCGATGGCATAGATCCTCTCGTGGGCGAGATAGCGTTCATAGGAGAAAACCCCGGGGTTTCGGAACCCCGTGGGCCGTTCCAGCCTGCAGAGGAATCGGATTCGATCTCCGTAACCCACGGCCGGGTCCGGATCCTTCAAGTCCAAGAGGAGGCGACCTTCCACCGAGGCCAGATGGTTTTCAGACCGGACCGTTCGGGCTTCGATCCTCAGAC encodes:
- a CDS encoding DNA internalization-related competence protein ComEC/Rec2; this encodes MGSVFRLPLLPAVLFYAAGIWFGQFELPLKGPLALFLLLGLLGLWLLFLLLRWQRKGSWLGLLFFFGLGMASMQSYVYPDLPHHHISRFTRADRVLVEGTIVRPPERRPEGTRLRIEARTVRSENHLASVEGRLLLDLKDPDPAVGYGDRIRFLCRLERPTGFRNPGVFSYERYLAHERIYAIGYLSDERLWVKTGDGFGNPLLSKIEAWRDHIRAFIEKETQPPASSILQALVLGEQGRIPEEVRESFVATGTAHLLAISGDHLGIVALLTFSLFFGLMKRSEFLLLSLSVKKWAAGLTLPCLLLYVFIAGGGISVIRAAIMVFALFLSIVTDRQRHLLHSLGLAAFVILLFSPPSLFDVSFQLSFSAVLAILYLVPRLYQNVLRIPLLPSGVSHKRKIFQYGMLSLLVTVVAIVGTAPIVVLHFNRISLIGWMANPLIVPWVGFLIVPLALIACLLSFVFSPLASLLIALAQSLTDLLLRVLGALASIPLASLYLPTPTALEVLLFYLLVFLGVHLRRGRGLRWLFASAILLLIANGLYWGFKDVLRKDLQITFLDVGHGDSILIEFPRGKRMLIDGGGSFEGRFDIGKRVLAPFLWKKKIRKMDYLVLTHPDPDHWKGLLFIASQFTIGQFWDNGLTQRMEASAPLWKTLRQRQIPHRSHNEQSDPLWVNGVEIAFLNPPAFTPPTDRKRFSTWLNNQSLVLRITFKEVLFLLPGDVEAEAEERMVRKGHGLRAQVLKVPHHGSHSSSSLPFLERVKPDYAIMSVGKGTAGRLPHPSVLQRYEALGAKILRTDRHGAIVVRTDGRRLEIRTSVREGP